The following proteins come from a genomic window of Papaver somniferum cultivar HN1 unplaced genomic scaffold, ASM357369v1 unplaced-scaffold_65, whole genome shotgun sequence:
- the LOC113343667 gene encoding uncharacterized protein LOC113343667, whose translation MAMRDVQNQISQLASDMNQLKAQGSGKLPSQLLNHKENVNAIELRSGKQVKQPATSPDANGPVLEQQEDETAPNKADLVPNSNSKPLVSTNVTSPPFPSRFAKSKKETLYKEIYEIFKNIQVNTPLVEAIRQVPRYAKFLKELCTNKHKLVGNEVMYVSENASAYLQKKLPPKLKDPGSFTTPCTIGKTRFDRALLDLGATINVMPASIYESLDLGPLKDTCIIIQLADRSTTYPKGVVEDVLVQVNELIFPADFYVLDMRDEDSPSSTPLLLGRPFMRTARTKIDVFKGTITMKFDGEPISFNIFEAMRYPSDVHSCFSVDMIDSLAQQTFELDGDDALEKALMKSLDRGKHNDMKIDIEMCDELKEVICSLAALQKLSPRNDVSYISLPCTNEKLLPSILQAPVLELKPLPDHLKYVYLGDKEELPVIIAKNPTKVQEENRVRVLREYMSAIGWTIADIKGISPSMCMHKILLEEGAKPTREAKRRLNPPMMEVVKKEILKLLDVGVIYPISDSKWVSPVQVVPKTSGVTVVKNEDNDLVPTRIQTGYNQIVIVPEDQEKTTFTCPFGTFAYRRMPFGLCNAPGTFQRCMMRRNQSGAKLGKVSLYGESWFIKDFSKIAMPLCRLLQKDVTFDRDMECKKAFDTLKELLTTAPIIKPPDWSKPFELMCDASDYAVGAVLGHRDGKVPYAIYYASRTLNGAQINYSTTEKELLAIVLALEKFRSYLVCTQVIVFSDHAALRYLLTKKDAKPRLIRWILLLQEFHLQIKDKKGSGNTVADHLSRLIASEEALPLHDSFPDEQLFTVDSTTPWYADIVNYLVTGQVPSTMSTFQKLKLKKVSKQYT comes from the exons ATGGCTATGAGAGATGTGCAAAACCAAATTAGTCAATTGGCTAGTGACATGAATCAACTCAAGGCACAAGGATCTGGAAAACTTCCTTCACAACTGTTGAACCATAAGGAGAATGTCAATGCTATTGAGTTAAGAAGTGGGAAGCAAGTTAAGCAACCGGCAACATCACCGGATGCTAATGGACCTGTTTTAGAGCAACAAGAGGATGAAACAGCCCCTAACAAGGCTGATTTGGTACCAAATTCTAActctaaacctcttgtttctacTAATGTCACTTCTCCTCCTTTTCCTAGTAGGTTTGCAAAGTCCAAGAAGGAGACACTATACAAAGAGATTTATGAGATCTTCAAGAACATTCAAGTGAACACACCACTTGTTGAAGCGATAAGGCAAGTTCCTCGCTACGCAAAGTTTTTgaaggaattgtgcactaacaagcacaaatTGGTCGGTAATGAAGTTATGTATGTGAGTGAGAATGCTTCCGCGTATCTTCAAAAGAAACTTCCACCAAAGTTAAAGGATCCCGGTAGTTTCACTACACCATGTACAATTGGTAAAACCAGGTTTGATCGTGCTTTGCTAGACTTAGGTGCAactattaatgttatgcctgcctcAATATATGAATCGTTAGACCTAGGTCCTCTTAAAGATACCTGTATTATTATTCAACTTGCTGATAGGTCCACTACTTACCCGAAAGGGGTTGTGGaagatgttttggtgcaggttaacGAGCTGATTTTTCCTGCAGATTTTTATGTTCTAGATATGAGGGATGAAGATTCACCCTCGTCTACGCCTTTGCTGTTGGGTAGACCTTTCATGAGAACTGCTAGAACTAAAATTGATGTTTTTAAAGGCACCATAACTATGAAATTTGACGGTGAACccataagtttcaacatctttGAGGCTATGAGATACCCGAGTGACGTACATTCCTGTTTTTCAGTGGATATGATTGATTCTTTAGCTCAACAAACGTTTGAGTTAGATGGTGATGATGCATTAGAGAAAGCCTTGATGAAAAGTTTAGATCGTGGAAAGCATAATGACATGAAAATTGACATAGAAATGTGTGATGAGCTTAAAGAAGTCATTTGCTCTCTTGCCGCATTACAAAAACTCTCACCTAGAAATGACGTTTCTTATATTTCCTTACCTTGTACTAATGAGAAACTCTTGCCATCGATTTTGCAGGCACCTGTCcttgaattgaaacctcttccggaTCACCTCAAGTATGTTTATTTAGGTGATAAAGAAGAGTTACCGGTGATTATTGCTAAAAACCCTACCAAGGTGCAAGAAGAGAATCGTGTTCGTGTGCTAAGAGAATACATGTCTGCCATAGGGTGGACCATTGCAGATATCAAAGGAATCAGCCCTTCCATGTGTATGCACAAAATACTTCTTGAGGAGGGGGCTAAGCCAACTAGGGAAGCTAAACGTCGCTTGAACCCTCCGATGATGGAAGTGGTTAAGAAAGAAATCCTGAAGCTGTTGGATGTAGGGGTTATCtatcccatatccgatagcaaatgggtaagCCCTGTCCAAGTCGTTCCAAAGACATCTGGTGTCACAGTGGTGAAAAATGAAGATAATGACCTAGTTCCAACGAGAATTCAGACCG GGTATAATCAGATTGTAATAgttccggaagatcaggaaaagacgACATTTACTTGTCCATTTGGCACATTTGCGTATAGACGTATGCCATTCGGTTTGTGTAATGCTCCTGGGACTTTCCAACGTTGTATG ATGCGTAGAAACCAATCTGGTgctaaattgggaaaagtgtcactTTATGGTGAATCATG gttcatcaaggatttctccaagattGCAATGCCCTTGTGCCGACTGTTGCAAAAAGATGTGACCTTTGATCGTGATATGGAGTGCAAAAAGGCTTTTGATACCTTGAAAGAGTTGTTAACTACTGCACCCATCATCAAACcgccggattggagcaagccttttgagttGATGTGCGATGCTAGTGACTACGCTGTTGGAGCCGTGTTGGGACATCGAGATGGTAAAGTTCCATATGCCATTTATTACGCTTCTAGAACTCTTAATGGCGCACAAATCAACTACTCAACCACCGAAAAGGAGCTCTTGGCCATAGTGCTCGCGCTTGAAAAATTCAGATCTTACTTGGTGTGTACGCAAGTGATTGTCTTCTCCGACCATGCTGCGCTTCGGTACTTGCTAACAAAGAAAGATGCTAAGCCAAGGCTCATTAGgtggattcttcttcttcaagagttCCATCTCCAAATTAAGGACAAGAAGGGCAGTGGGAATACCGTGGCGGATCACTTGAGTAGATTGATTGCATCCGAAGAAGCACTTCCTTTGCATGATAGTTTTCCGGATGAACAACTCTTTACAGTGGATAGCACAActccatggtacgctgatattgtgaactacttggtgaCGGGACAAGTACCAAGTACCAtgtctacttttcaaaagttgaaACTCAAGAAAGTGTCCAAGCAATATACATGA